From the Naumovozyma dairenensis CBS 421 chromosome 10, complete genome genome, the window CATTGTTCTACCTGGTCTACATACAATAGCAGTATTAGTTTCATATTCTTGTACTAAATTGATCAAATCTCTTAATGCAGCAAATTTACCACTTGTTTCGACCATATGTAATGGTACATCCTTGGTAATCAATGATTTTGGTAGAAAATGGTCTATTAGTAGGAATGGATGCGTTGATACCAACTCACTATTTGTACACATTGTTCTCATTGATTCGAGGACTACATCTTCTTTATAATCTTCCGTTTCGAAATATCTAAGAATATCAGAATAATGTAAAGATACAATTTGATCAGTGAGTTCTTTTTGATAAAGAGACATGGTCGTGGGTAGCCAATAGTCTCCAGATGTGTTCCCTGACACACCTAACGTTCTTGCATCTGCGATGGATGGGATAGGTTTGGTATCCAATATTTTTAGTAAATCCATACTCAATCGTATAGTCCCGGGTGTAAAGaacaattattatctaAGTGAATGGTTTtagaatattgaaaagaatacTTTGATGAGTAGCAAATTGTATATTAACCTCTTATGTTGCACTTTGCAAGTCATTAAACTGTAGTTATATCCCAACTGCGAAATAAAACTTTTTCTCGACATATGTATATTACATAAATTAATTTAGAAGGTTTTATAGATAAATGTACGAAAGgatgatgaaacaaaaagatCACCCACGAAAGGGCAAAGGCCATTGAGAAAGAAGCAGTTTGCAAAATCAAAGCAATCAGGAAAAGGGATATGTCGATGACTCAACCACAGAAGGCCACAACTGGTGAACTTAATAAGTTAAGCGAAGATGAAATCGCTCTTTATGATAGACAGATCAGATTATGGGGGATGGCAGCTCAAGCCAATATGAGATCAGCTAAAGTTTTACTTGTCAATTTAGGTTCCCTTGGTACAGAGATCACTAAGAATATTGTTCTGAGCGGTATTGGCCATTTGACTATCTTAGACTCTCATATTGTCactgaagaagatttgGGTTCTCAATTCTTTCTGTCGAAGGATGATGTGGGAAAGAGTCGATTGGATGCTGTTGGCTCTAAAATTAAGGATTTAAATCCAAAGGTTACTTTAGAATTTGATAATGGTGTTGTTGAGTGCAAGAacaaagaatattttaGCCAATTTGACTTGATCATTGGGACCGAATTAAATAAAACCCGATCTACTGAACTTAATAAGATTACAAGAAGCTTGAAAACCCCATTATATTTAGCAGCATCTAATGGATTgttttcatatatatttgttgatttaattcaatttgatgCAGTTGATGAGAAAATACAAAGTATGAAACCTACCACGATTGGAAAAGTATCATCTAATAGAGAAATCATTGATGTACAGACATATAAAGCCGAAGATGATGAGAAAATTGTTCATGAAAAGATAACAACAAGAAACTATTATAAATCATTCGAAGATATGTTACAAACAGCTACATTAGAGGGTAAATTAAACAAGagacaattgaaaaaagtttCTAGTCTGCTACCTTTGACATTTACATCTCTTGTATCTGACATACCAATTGAAACTTTAAGTCAAGAGAAACTACAAGAACTTGTTATCCAAGTATGTGAGAAATTGGGTCTAGCGACATCTAATATTTCGAATGAATATGTAGAACAATTCCAAAGACAAACTAATACGGAGTTTGCCCCTGTATCTGCAATCATTGGTGGGGCACTCTCACAAGATGTCATCAATATCCTTGGGAAAAAACAAGCaccattaaataattttattatttttgatgGGATTACATTAGAAATGAGAATCTTCGAACTATGATCATGTTTTAAGCGTACTCGGAAGTCCAAGGATACATCTACAAAATACATTCCTGTGTAATATTAAACAATTCTTAAAATCATCATAAAAACTATTTtatattgttgatatttatctttaaataGATTTAGGTTTTTATAGTATACAGATGATACAAATGTATAGTATTTTCAAAGTATGGTTAAcgtataaatataatatcaCCGTTTCTTCATTGATGAATCACAACAATTGAGCTCGTCTTTTTTCATTCTCTTTCCTTTGAATTGATTGTCTCTTTGACTTTCGTCGCTTGTTATGCAAACGATATcgttttttttcttgttctacATTACATTACCTTTATTAAGTTTGTCCATTAACAGTGACAGATTGTAGATGTTGCATGAAACTTTGTAATGAGACGTCATCAGTTAAGACAATGGCACCACCACCTGCTGCcatattttgataattatCAGATGGATTCaatttagataataaaaatctTGCTTGAGATCCACCAGCTTCAGTGTCAATGAATCTTGGTAATGGGAATCTATCAACCAATAAAGAGGCAGCATCTAATTTCGGTTCTTCcaataatgatttgaaatcagCATATTGTGGATCATCTTGATAACCAGCTTTCCTCCATTGGGCAATTTGTTCACCATGATATATTaagatgaaaaagaatgtatctaataataaaatagtATTTGGTCTTACAGAGACAGAATCTAGTAAAACAGGTTGTGGTTCATCTTCCATTGAATATGATGTTAAAGTTGGTTGGATCAtgattaatgaatttgtaGTATCTTCTCTTGTGAATATATGTCTATAAAATGCGGTTTCATCGGgtgaattattaaacaCACTTAAGAATTGTGATCTTCTTAAATAATATGTGAATTGAGGGTATAATGAGAAAAATGGTGGTAACATGAAAGATGATGgatcatctttattatatgtaGCATAACGTTGAcataatttaattaatgatcTATCAACCCATCTAATGACATctgcatcatcatcagcttCTGCTCTGAAAACAGCAATTCTTGCCATTAATACTGCAGCAGCTTCTTGATCAAAAGATATTGGCATAGCCTCTGCACCGAATTCAACCATTTGGTTTGCTACAGTGGTAACTCTACAACGGTAGCCACCAGAAGAATGCTGATAATTGGTAATAAATTGAGTATAAGCTAAATGAGGTTTACCGTCAGGGGCTGGAGGTGGAACATTAGCATTaggaatttcaaaaaaaatagcGTACGAGTGATGTGGTGATAAAGAACACATAGTCCAAGTGGAAGTACCACCTATACCTATTTCAGAATCACTGACGTTAGTAGTATCTggatttttcttcattggAGAAGCGTGACCTATTAAACCCTGTACTTTTAAATCTCTACTTGTCTTCACTGACATTGTACCATTGAATGCCATTGTTAGATaaccttcttcatctttggAGAATAATCTTAAATATGattgtttgaaaattgCGGTAGAGAATGCATCTGTTAATAATAAGACACCACCAGTTGCATCAGttaattgtttcatttCGGACATACCGATTTGATCATAACAACCAGCAAATATATCAACAGTATGACTATTAGTGGCAACTCTTTCGGCCAATTGATTATAAAATTTACatgattttttataatGAGAAGCTCTACCTGAATCAATATCATGATGTGATCTTAATGgatctttcaattctgGATTAACGATTAAACCTGGACCTATAGTACCTGGACCTGCTGAGAATAAGATAATTCTTGCAGCAGAAGTGTTATAAGCACCTTGTAACAATAAACTTGCAATGTTTAATGCAGAACCAGTGGCTCTTAACGGTCTATTGTTTGCTGGAATGCCCCATTGGTCTGGAGATAAATTTTCCAAGAATTGGTTTAATTTAAATTCTATGGATTCTAACGGTAAGAAAAACCTGTTCATAGAAAATGGAGTCACGGAAGCATTAGGTGCCACACCTACTTTACTGGTTGCTTTTTGACCAGTTAACATTTCTGTTAGTTGACCAATTTCATATTCTCTATCACCTCTAAAGACATTAcatttattaata encodes:
- the AOS1 gene encoding E1 ubiquitin-activating protein AOS1 (similar to Saccharomyces cerevisiae AOS1 (YPR180W); ancestral locus Anc_7.536) codes for the protein MSMTQPQKATTGELNKLSEDEIALYDRQIRLWGMAAQANMRSAKVLLVNLGSLGTEITKNIVLSGIGHLTILDSHIVTEEDLGSQFFLSKDDVGKSRLDAVGSKIKDLNPKVTLEFDNGVVECKNKEYFSQFDLIIGTELNKTRSTELNKITRSLKTPLYLAASNGLFSYIFVDLIQFDAVDEKIQSMKPTTIGKVSSNREIIDVQTYKAEDDEKIVHEKITTRNYYKSFEDMLQTATLEGKLNKRQLKKVSSLLPLTFTSLVSDIPIETLSQEKLQELVIQVCEKLGLATSNISNEYVEQFQRQTNTEFAPVSAIIGGALSQDVINILGKKQAPLNNFIIFDGITLEMRIFEL
- the SEC23 gene encoding GTPase-activating protein SEC23 (similar to Saccharomyces cerevisiae SEC23 (YPR181C); ancestral locus Anc_7.537), with product MDFETNEDINGIRFSWNVFPNNKADATKNVVPVGCLYTPLKEREDLPIASHAPILCGGPQCKAVLNPYCAIDPRGNSWTCPICNVRNQLPGLYSNMTQESMPMELQNTTIEYITQKTVPIPPIFFFVIDITAEKENLDALKESIMTSLSLLPPNALIGIITYGNVVQLHDFYNETINKCNVFRGDREYEIGQLTEMLTGQKATSKVGVAPNASVTPFSMNRFFLPLESIEFKLNQFLENLSPDQWGIPANNRPLRATGSALNIASLLLQGAYNTSAARIILFSAGPGTIGPGLIVNPELKDPLRSHHDIDSGRASHYKKSCKFYNQLAERVATNSHTVDIFAGCYDQIGMSEMKQLTDATGGVLLLTDAFSTAIFKQSYLRLFSKDEEGYLTMAFNGTMSVKTSRDLKVQGLIGHASPMKKNPDTTNVSDSEIGIGGTSTWTMCSLSPHHSYAIFFEIPNANVPPPAPDGKPHLAYTQFITNYQHSSGGYRCRVTTVANQMVEFGAEAMPISFDQEAAAVLMARIAVFRAEADDDADVIRWVDRSLIKLCQRYATYNKDDPSSFMLPPFFSLYPQFTYYLRRSQFLSVFNNSPDETAFYRHIFTREDTTNSLIMIQPTLTSYSMEDEPQPVLLDSVSVRPNTILLLDTFFFILIYHGEQIAQWRKAGYQDDPQYADFKSLLEEPKLDAASLLVDRFPLPRFIDTEAGGSQARFLLSKLNPSDNYQNMAAGGGAIVLTDDVSLQSFMQHLQSVTVNGQT